The stretch of DNA aaaaacagaACAAACGTTGTTAAAGTGTCGTAATCACTTGGCCCGATTTAACTCTTTACGTTTGTttcgtaataaaattaaatttataacatttatacACTTTTTGAGATTGCAGTCAGATTATACAAGAGGCAAAAGTTGAATTGAATTTTGAGAAATTGAGAAGAATAAATCTAGGGTGTGTGTGGTTATGAGTGTGTGCGTGCTTATTAGTGTGTGTGAGCTTATGGGTGCAGTACTTAGGCTTTATGCTGTGTTAGGGTATAAGTGTGTCCGTGCTCTTTACGATATACGTGTGTGCGTCCCAACGTACCTGTTGTTCAATTACCTAcagttttgttttttcataAATGTGTGTGTGCTTTAAATTAAAAGTGTGCCACTTCACAGGGGACACTGATGAAGGTATTCAAACTGATATGTTGGATAATCCGCCCTCGAACAATTTTGAATCTCCCCCTGTTGTTTTGCCCACTCGCGCCCAACCAGACCCGATGCAAGATGATTCTGATAGTGGGCTTGGTGGTGAGGNCAGTTGTTCCCTGAACTGAAGATCCGTGGCAGCCCAAAGCATTTAGCCTCGCCAATTAAACAGTTTAATGCTTGTCAAAAGAGCGTCGTGCGTGCGCTTGGACTTGGAGATATATTGGACTTTCAGGTAGAAGGTATTCCAAAGTCTATGTGTAGGTGGCTGATTAGTAATTTTGACCCGACTAACATGTGTTTGAGCCTGGAGAACGGATTGGTTGTCCCTGTTACAGAGGAGGATGTTCATTATACATTGGGTCACTCCATATGCTCCATATCTTTCGATTTATATATTTACCAACAATGTTGTACCTTTCATATACATCTACATCACTTGTTCTGTATATCACACCCACTTCCCatcattaatttaaattatgagCATTACATTTCTCACCCAACGAAATGCACACACCTACACCCTACAACGCattcactcttactatatgtcCACTCCCAAGTAAACAGCTATAACGCACAAACAGCATCACTACCACGCACCAACTTGGGAAACAGTCAGTTCTATGAAAAAAGACGCAACAACTATTTACATTATTCAATTGTGTAAAACGGTTACGCACAAACCAGTACATTGTATTGCACATAGAGACATATATGTAGTCCACTCCATATGCTTTATATCATAACACATTTGGGTgtatggcaaaaaaaaaaaaaaaaaagtaatgtatGGAAAAAAACCAACACTGATAATGACCCATAGTTTGCCATTCTTTAGGGTACTTATGTTTGTGCTCTTTAGGGTGTAACTGTGTGCGTTCTTATGAATTGGACTCCACCGTGCATGCTTTTTGATTTATTTCTCACTTTCAAATACTATTCTTTAAGGAGTTGGACTCCAATGTGCACGCTCTGTCATTTCATTAGCATTTCCAAATGCTATTCTTTTAGTTTTACCAATTCTTAGTTGCTTTTAAGTTAAATCGAATTAAATTGTATTATTACATTATGGTTGGGTTTGGTTTTAGAATTTTGTTTACCATGTTGTATAAGCATGGTGGGTTTGTGCAGTTATGCCTGTGCTATTTAAGGTATAAGTGTGTGCGCCCGTGTGAGTTTGATACCAGGGTGCGTACTCTTTCTAAATTACTAAAGTTTCTTTCTCCGTTATTTGTGTTGGCCTTCCAGGATTAATTTAATCCATCAATAACATTAAAGGgcagttgttttttttttttttgtaaaagtttttaaaaacaaatcaaaacttaTTACATTATTCAATTGTGTAACAAGTCAGTTATGTGAAAAAAGACGCAACAaataattacattattcaattcTGTAAAATGGTTACGCACAAACCAATACATTGTATTGCACATAGAGGCATATATGTAGTCCACTCCATATGCTCCATATCACAACACATTTGGGTgtatggcaaaaaaaaaaaaagtaacgtATGGACAAAAACCAACACAGATAATGACCCATAGTTTGCCATTGTTTAGTGTACTTAAGTTTGTGCTCTTTAGGTTGTAACTGTGTGCGTTCTTATGAATTGGACTCCACCGTGCATgctttttcatttatttctcACTTTCAAATACTATTCTTTAAGGAGTTGGACTCCAATGTGCACGCTCTGTCATTTCATTAGCATTTCCAAATGCTATTCTTTTAGTTTTACCAATTCTTAGTTGCTTTTAAGTTAAATCGAATTAAATTGTATTATTACATTATGGTTGGGTTTGGTTTTAGAATTTTGTTTACCATGTTGTATAAGCATGGTGGGTTTGTGCAGTTATGCCTGTGCTATTTAAGGTATAAGTGTGTGCGCCCGTGTGAGTTTGATACCAGGGTGCGTACTCTTTCTAAATTACTAAAGTTTCTTTCTCCGTTATTTGTGTTGGCCTTCCAGGATTAATTTAATCCATCAATAACATTAAAGGgcagttgttttttttttttttgtaaaagtttttaaaaacaaatcaaaacttaTTACATTATTCAATTGTGTAACAAGTCAGTTATGTGAAAAAAGACGCAACAaataattacattattcaattcTGTAAAATGGTTACGCACAAACCAATACATTGTATTGCACATAGAGGCATATATGTAGTCCACTCCATATGCTCCATATCACAACACATTTGGGTgtatggcaaaaaaaaaaaagtaacgtATGGACAAAAACCAACACAGATAATGACCCATAGTTTGCCATTGTTTAGTGTACTTAAGTTTGTGCTCTTTAGGTTGTAACTGTGTGCGTTCTTATGAATTGGACTCCACCGTGCATgctttttcatttatttctcACTTTCAAATACTATTCTTTAAGGAGTTGGACTCCAATGTGCACGCTCTGTCATTTCATTAGCATTTCCAAATGCTATTCTTTTAGTTTTACCAATTCTTAGTTGCTTTTAAGTTAAATCGAATTAAATTGTATTATTACATTATGGTTGGGTTTGGTTTTAGAATTTTGTTTACCATGTTGTATAAGCATGGTGGGTTTGTGCAGTTATGCCTGTGCTATTTAAGGTATAAGTGTGTGCGCCCGTGTGAGTTTGATACCAGGGTGCGTACTCTTTCTAAATTACTAAAGTTTCTTTCTCCGTTATTTGTGTTGGCCTTCCAGGATTAATTTAATCCATCAATAACATTAAAGGgcagttgttttttttttttttgtaaaagtttttaaaaacaaatcaaaacttaTTACATTATTCAATTGTGTAACAAGTCAGTTATGTGAAAAAAGACGCAACAaataattacattattcaattcTGTAAAATGGTTACGCACAAACCAATACATTGTATTGCACATAGAGGCATATATGTAGTCCACTCCATATGCTCCATATCACAACACATTTGGGTgtatggcaaaaaaaaaaaagtaacgtATGGACAAAAACCAACACAGATAATGACCCATAGTTTGCCATTGTTTAGTGTACTTAAGTTTGTGCTCTTTAGGTTGTAACTGTGTGCGTTCTTATGAATTGGACTCCACCGTGCATgctttttcatttatttctcACTTTCAAATACTATTCTTTAAGGAGTTGGACTCCAATGTGCACGCTCTGTCATTTCATTAGCATTTCCAAATGCTATTCTTTTAGTTTTACCAGTTCTTAGTTGCTTTTTAAGTTAAATCGAATTACATTGTATTATTACATTATGGTTGAGTTTGGTTTTAGAATTATGTTTACCATGTTGTATAAGCATGGTGGGTTTGTGTAGTTATGGCTGTGCTGTTTAAGGTATAAGTGTGTGCGCCCGTGTGAGTTTGATTTCATGGTGCGTACTCTTTCTAAATTACTAAAGTTTCTTTCTCCGTTATTTGTGTTGGcctcactactacagaaaacacctttaacgtcggttttttagcacttttaacgtcggttaaaaaTCGACGCCAATCTGGCAgacgttgtatataaatgatacgacgtcggttgtaaaaaccgacgttgtatgtattttttaatttttaaaaataggatacggcgtcggttattaaggaaaaccgacgttgtatctaattattaaaaaataaaataaaataaacgacGTTGGTTTTTAAgcaaaaccgacgtcgtttattatttttaaaaaaataaaaatacatacgacgtcggtttttaggaaataactgacgtcatatatatatatataatcaacaacgtcggttattaatACCTAATACCTAATCGACGTTGTatgttgtttaaattttttaaattactttacACGTCGGTTTTTTACAAAAAACCGACGTGTAatgttaatttataaaaaaaataactacaTACGACGTCAGTTACGGACGTCGTATGTATTTAATTCTAAATTCTTTTTATAATCATTCACGTTaaattctcttcttttttttttttaaagaaatatttagTTAATCATAACAatggaaagaaagaagagaacaCAATTTCAGACAATTCCATTTAAAAGAGTAAAGTATTCAGTAGCAGATTTTGACCATTTGGTAGTACACCTGAAGATGAAGCCTAGTAGTAAAAGAATCAATAAGAAATTCAGATGCTTGCAAAAAGTAAACAATCATATTCTATAAAACAATAATACAAAGTATGAGATCTAAAAAATTGAGCAATGGTTTTCTTTTTAATGGAAAGGATTCAAGGAAGGAGAGACTACAATACTACAAAGTATATGACGGGAAAAAGAATTTAGTGGTATTTGCAGTGACCTCAAGCTGCATCTCTTATGCTATCCAAGTCCAAGGTACCCCGAACAGCTTCAGGGGGTAATCTCTGAGCATTAGCGCTTGGTTCCTCAACAAAAATTAAGTTGTTGATAACACCATGTTCACCAATAACACGAAGCTGTTCCTCGTCAACTTGCCATGTGCCATCAACCAAGAATTTATACTGCATTACACATTCAGAACTGTTAACTCTGAACATTCACCACACACCAGGCTAAGTTAAGATTTGCAGTATCCGATGtctacttattttattttcaaaataacaaaacaCAAATATAAAAGTGGTAGCCAAAATACATTCAGTTCCAATAACAACAAATCATGTCCTTCAAAACCGATGATCAGAATACCAATAACCGAGGATGTTACAGAATTGTAGATAATCAACATGTAAACGGCATGACTCCTATTCTTGCCCTTTAAGAATCTTAAAAACCAATAGCTGTCATTTAAACATTGGAATTTGAAACAAACAAAAGTTAGAAAAAACTTATAACTTGAATTCCATCTGCCTCTAAACTGCACTTGATTAAAACCCTAAAATCATAACCAATCAAATAAGTTTTGACCAACTCTCCAgggaatacaattcatatccTCACTCcaatacaaaattacaatcCTTAAAAACAGCATAGCAATTAACATCCTCCAATTCAAAatccaatctttttttttttttgtgactaTAACATATTAGCAGTCATAAGATGTTCGAATTTTTCACATCGATTCATAGTTAATTCACTCTCATGAAATGCAATTTACACCATACCTGATGATAACCTGGGGGAAGATCAATAGCTGAACTTAAAGCCATGGTCGAACCATTCATCGAATTCATCACAGTTCCATCACCCCACCTACACCAACCAAAATCATAGtctttacacacacacatatatggaTAGAGT from Ipomoea triloba cultivar NCNSP0323 chromosome 7, ASM357664v1 encodes:
- the LOC116026037 gene encoding sucrose nonfermenting 4-like protein isoform X1, which codes for MVLTVFTWHYGGREVSVYGWGDGTVMNSMNGSTMALSSAIDLPPGYHQYKFLVDGTWQVDEEQLRVIGEHGVINNLIFVEEPSANAQRLPPEAVRGTLDLDSIRDAA
- the LOC116026037 gene encoding sucrose nonfermenting 4-like protein isoform X2, whose protein sequence is MVLTVFTWHYGGREVSVYGWGDGTVMNSMNGSTMALSSAIDLPPGYHQYKFLVDGTWQVDEEQLRVIGEHGVINNLIFVEEPSANAQRLPPEAVRGTLDLDSIRDAA